Genomic segment of Sphingopyxis lindanitolerans:
GGGTAATAATCATATCCGCCGGCAAAGGTCTCGTTCCGATTTCCCGAAGGGTCGAAGAAATATATGGTCTGACCACGCGTGATACCGTGGCGCGTCGGGCCGATATCGAGTGAGATATCATAGCGACTGATGATATCGGCAGCATTTCCGACGTCGTTCCAGGATTCCAGGCGGAACGATGTATGGTGGATTTTCGCATCCTCGGGGCCTGCAAGGAACGCGATATCGTGAGCCTTATTGCTACAGCTCAGGAAGATGCCGAGCCGAGTGCCGCTCGCTTCGTCGACGAGTTCCTCGGTAACGGAAAAATCGAGCGCTTCGACGAAGATTCGCGCCGATCCCGCGACATCGATGCCGTTGAGCGCCGAGTGATCATATCGCATAGCGCGCATGCCGCGCGGCTCACTGTGCCAGACGTCCGGGTTCTTTGTGGGAGGACCGTCTGCCGATAATTCCATGTCGGCGTAAAGGTCGAAGATATGCCCGGTAGGAACCGCGAAGCGCAGCTTGCGTCCGACGCCCTCTTCCTCGCCCGCGGCGATCCATTCGACGTCGACGCCGGTGGCTTGCAAACGGTCTGCGAATATTTCGAGGTCGCTGTCGCGGCAAACCTTGAAGCCGATCCGATCAAGACCGGGCATATCCGCCTCGCGCAGGATGACGCTGTGTCGATCGAATTCGTCGAACCCGCGGAAAAATGCCCGGTCACCCGAACGACCGACGAGTTCCAGCCCGATCCGGTCGCGATAATGGGGGATGGCCTCCTCGAGATCGAGGACGCGCATCTGGACAAAGCCTGGTCGCATCACGCCTGTAATTGCCATCACCGCTCTCCCGGGAAATTTAAAATTTTAGGCCGTGACTGAAAAATTCGATCACGGCGCGATTGAAACTGGCCATCCGCTCGATCTGTACCCAATGGCCACACTCTCCAAAGAAGCGGACGTCTGAGTGTGTGATCAGGTTTCCGAGGCGCAGCGACACCTCTTGCGGAATGACTTGGTCGGCCTTGCCGTGCAGGACGAGCACTTCATGGGGAAGCGCGGCGATATCTTCCTCGCGGCTCGACAGCATAGCAATATTGGCCTGCCGGTCGGAACCGCCGAACGTCGCATGATAGGGCTCATGCGCTCCTGGGCGGATGCTCGCGTGATAACGGGAGTCGATCAGATCGTCGGTCAGCCGGCTCTGGTCCCATGCGAGCATCTTCAGCGACTCATGCATCATTTCGCGGGACGGCTCATAACCCCAGACGAAATCGAGCGCCGGCGTGAGCGGGAATTCAAGTCCAGCCGCTCCCATCAAAACGGCACGATCGACCCTGTCGGGATGGGCGATCATGAAGGCGAGCGTCACGCCGCCGCCGAAGGAATTTCCGACCATCGAGACCTGGTCGATTTCCAGGTCGTCGAGAAGACGGACCAGTTGATTGGTCCAGATGGCCTTGTCGGTGATCCGACCCACCGAGTCGCTGTAGCCGAAGCCAATCATGTCGGGAGCAATGACCCGGAATTCCTTAGCAATCTCGGGCATATTAAGCCGCCAGTTCGCCCATGCCGTGACCCCGGGGCCCGAACCGTGGACGAGGAGGACCGGCCTGCCCTCGCCGGTGTCATGATAGTTGGTTTTGATCCCGTCAGCGACGAATGTCTTGCCGATTTCGGGCCGGACCATGTCGGGCGCCGAACTCATTGGCCAGCAACCTTGTAATCATCATGTCGGGCGACCTGCCCCCAAACGGCTTCAAGCATCACTCAATCTCCGTTCCACGGGCCATCATGTCGCAGCCCTCTTGGGACAATGGTTTGCACCATGAGAAACGCGTTTGCAACCGGTAAATGAAACCGGCGCCTCTGATGCGGTCACTTCAGGCTCTCGGCTCGCACGGCTTCGAGGACACCGGGCTCCTCTTCCATGCGGGCGCGGTAGCGCGTCAAAGCGGGGAAGCCCGCGAGACCGATCTCCACTCGAGAGGGCCACCCGAGGATGCAATAGAGATAGGCGTCGGCCACGGTGAAGGCGTCCCCGAAGCAATAATCCTTGTCGGTCAATTCCAGGTCGAGCGCTTGGAGATGGTGCATGACGTCCCGCTTTGCCTCAGCGCGGATCTCCGGCCCCGCGGTTTTGGAGAAGAGCGGCACGAAGCTCTTGTGCAGCTCGGAGGCGATGAAGCTCAGGCTGTCCGTCAGCGTGTAGCGAGCGATTGTTCCGGCCGGCGGGGCGAGCCCCGCGCGCGGTGCCAAGTCGGCAACATAGAGAAGGATCGCTATCGTCTCTGTGAGAAGCTCGCCCGAATCCAGAAGGAGAGCAGGGATTTTTCCCGAAGGCTTTATCGACCGGAAGTCGGCCCCATGCTCGGTTCTGCGCGTGGGCATGTCGACTTTTTCAATATCGAACGCTGCCCCTATCCGGCGCAGCGCGATGTGCGGTGCCAGCGAGCAAAGGCCAGGCGCATAGTAAAGGAGCATCTCATTTCCTTATGGACGACTTGGAGCACAGCGCGCGAATGGCCGTGCTTCACGCCGGAGTTGGGCCGGCGCGTCAGCGATCAACCTCGGAAAAGCCCTTTCCCGCGGTCAGCACCCCACAAGTCCGCATGGCACTCAGCATCATCGATGGATCGGCTTTGCCCGTTCCCACAATGTCATATGCCGTGCCGTGTGCGACCGACATATGGAGATAGGGCGGCCCCATCATGATCACGCAGTTTCCCGAGAATCCCCATGTCTTGACGGCTATGTGGCCTTGGTCGTGAAACATCGCTAGCACGAGATCGTATCGGCCTTCGATACATTGGCGAAAGACGGTATCGGGCGCGGATGGTCCATCGACATTGATGCCGCGCGCGCGCGCGCGCGCGACTCCTGGACCGATGGCACGATCTTCCTCATCGCCGATGGCATGAGGATTGAGACCCGCGACCACGATCCTGGGGTTGGCGACGCCCCAGCTTCGAAGCGCCGCGTCGATTTGCTGTAGGGCGGTATCGATCAACTCGGGCGTGATGAGGTCGCAGACCGCCCGAATCGACATATGATCGGTGAGGTGGGCGACACGGAGCGGTCCGGTGAGGAGGAGCAGATAACTCTCGCCCGGCGTCGGGCTGATCACCATATCCAGCTTTCCCGCCAGTTTAAGCGATCCGGTGCTGATCGGACCCATCACTGTGCCGGCGAAGACCCCGTCGCGCGCGAGCGCATCGAGTTCGGCTAGCCATTTGGCGGTCGCAATGCCCGATTCGAGCGTATCTTTCGCGAAGGGGAGCGCGCGGTCGTCCAGCGCACCTGTATCCAGGATATCGATGACTGCCGGGTCGTCGCTGAGCGGCTCGAGCGAACGCATGACACGCAGGCGGGCCGACACTTTAGTCAGGTCAAGCGCTCGTTCGACCGAGGCCGCCGACCCCACTAATAGGGGAACCGACACCTCATGCACGCGGCCTGACGCCCAGGCGCGAACGGTAACCTCGGGTCCGATGCCTGCCGGCTCGCCGACCATGGTACCGATGCAGGGCCGGGATCCGGCCTGCTGCGACGCTACGCCGACCTCAAATGCTGTAGACATCGAGCATCGTCTGCGCGAGGTCGTTGATGACGACGGTATATTTGCGTTTTATCACAAAGGCGTCGCCCATCGGTTCGAGATCGTAAATGGCCGACCCACTGTAGACGGTCGGCCGATCCTCCAAGACCGAGGTCACCGACCAATTCGTCCGCGCCCGAATGATGTCGTCCTCATGGTCGACCGCGAGCAGGCTAAAGATATGGGAAGTGCGCGGGGCCGGCGAACTGGCCGACGACCGGCCCGTCCGAATGCGATAGACGCGGTCCTCGAGCCCTGCCCGGGTCGGATAATAGATCAGCGAAATCTCGCGCCTTGGGTCCTCGGTCAATCGGCCGCTGTCATCCCACGCGGGGACCCAATATTCGGCATCGGGATGATATAGATCGATCCAGCTATCCCAATCCTTGGCATCGAGAGCGGCCGCTTCGCGCCCGAGAAATCGCTGGATCGCGGTCCATTGCGCAACTTCGCTGCTCATTTCGCCATCTCCGGCTTCGCGGGTAACGCGCGCTCGGCCTCTTCGCTCGCAATGGCTCCGCGCATGCGCAATATCCATTCGTCGTGGATCGCGACGTAGAGCCCTTCGTCGGCCACCGCCGTGCCGCTAAGGATGGCGTCGACGCCCAGGGCTTCGCCGTGGCTGCTGACGCCTTGCACCCACCGTGTCGATCCCCGCGACATGTCGTTCATCCGGCCAGCCCCGCCACCGAAACCGACCTGACAATTGTTGAACTCGGTCAGGTCGTCCGGCGTAGCCATGCCGCTTGCATTGAAGAAATCTTCATACTGGCGGATGCGCAAGGCGCGGGCGTCGTCACTCTCACCCACCGGAGCTATGCAGTAGGTTGTCACCTCGGTCTCATCCACCGAGATGGGCCGGATGATACGGATCTGGGTGCTCGTCTGGTCCATGAGGAAGACGTTAGGGAACAGCTCCAGATTGCGTATCCGGCCGTTCATCCAGGTAGCGCGCTCTTCGCCGCGCTCGCGCTTCAACCAGTCCAGGATTTCGTAATTCGGCCGGTCCTGATAGTTTGCATAGTCATTCCAGAGCACGCAATGGCCGTTGTCGAAGGAGAAAGAGCCGCCCTCGAGCTGAGCCCAGCGACCGAAATCGAACGCCCTGGTATCGTTCTTCGATGTCCCGTCGACCCGGCGTGCGACCGTCATGAAGTAATTCGCGTGCACCGTGCCGATATGATAGCCGTCGAGGCCATTTTCGACCTGCAGCTTCCAGTTCCCTCGATAGCGGTAGCGCGTAGCGCCTGGAAGTACTTCGAGCTTCTCTTCGACCGACTGGTCAACCATGAGATCGATGAATGTCTTCGCGCCCGCGAGATAGTCCTGAAGAGGAACGACCTCGGGGTTGAGACTGGCGAAAATGAAGCCCCGGTAAATCTCGATGCGCGCAACATGTTCTAGACCATAGTCTTCCCGCTTGAAGCCCGGCGCGTAGCCACCCCCAGCCTCATCTGTCACGTCGAGGAGTTGGCCCGCGGGATTATAGGTCCAACCGTGGAAGGGGCAGGTGAAGTTGCGGCGGTTTCCGCTCTTCTCGCGGCAAACGCGCGCGCCGCGGTGCGCGCAGGCATTGATCAGACAATGCAATTCCCCGGCCCGGTCGCGGGTCAGGATGACGGGCTGGCGGCCGATAAAAGTCGTGAGAAAGTCGTTCGGCTTTGCGACTTGGCTCTCGTGCGCAATGAAGACCCAGTTGCGCTCGAAGATATATTTCAGCTCGAGAGCGAACACGTCCGCGTCGGTAAAGGCCTCCCGGTCGATCTGAAAGCGGCCGCTTCCCTCGTCTTTTACGAGCCATGCATCGATACGCGAACGCAGTGATTCAAGCTCTGCCACGGCTGCGCCGTTTCCGTCAGGTTGCAACATCCTCTCCTCCATTTCCGGCCACCGAGATTCGAAGGTCAACTATTGGATCAACGATTTTCGGCTCAACTCTTTGGACTCTTCCGATCCCGATTGACCCAACATAGCATGCGTGGCTCATTGTGCAATGGGTTGCACAATGATCTGAATTGCACTATTCGAATCGCGTTGCATCATGTGCGACACGTCAACACAGGCTGGTTCAGGCGTATAAAAGCCAAAAATGGCTTGAGATTTGGGAGTGCGAAATATGGCGGGCGTGACCGAGCTGGGTTATCTAGGCTTGTCGGTATCTGATCTGGATGCATGGCAGAGCTTCGCATGCGGCGTCGGCGGCATGGAATATGTCGATGAAGGCGAAGGCGACCGCGCGTATCTGCGAATGGACAAATGGCATCACCGCATCACGCTGCATGCTGATGGCGGTGACGATCTTGCCTATCTTGGCTGGCGCGTTGCGGGTCCGGTAGAGTTCGACGAAATTGTCGAGAAGCTGACAGTCCAGAATATCGAAGTCGAAATAGCGAGCGACGAAGCGGCGCGCGAGCGCCGGGTCCTCGGCTTGGCCAAGCTCAAGGATCCGGGCGGTAATCCCACCGAAATCTTCTTCGGCCCCCAGGTCGACAATTACCGCCCGTTTCATCCCGGCCGCCCGATGTTCGGTCGTTTCGTTACCGGTGCCGAAGGGATCGGCCATTGCATCCTGCGTCAGGATGACGTCGCCGCGGCGGTTCGCTTCTATCAGCTGCTCGGGCTGCGGGGCTCGGTCGAGTACCACCTCGCTTTGCCGAACGGTGAGGTCGCCGCCCCCTATTTCATGCATTGCAACGACCGGCAACATTCCGTGGCTTTCGGCCTCGGTCCGATGGACAAGCGGATCAACCATTTGATGCTCGAGTACAGCGAGCTCGATGATCTCGGCCTTGCCCACGACTCGGTGCGCGAACGAGAGATCGATGTCGCACTCCAGCTCGGAAAGCACGCGAACGACGAAGCGCTGACATTCTACTGCGCAAATCCGTCGGGGTGGCTGTGGGAATTTGGCTGGGGAGCGAAAAAGGCGGGTCCGCAGCAGGAACATTATCTGCGCGACCTCTTCGGCCATGGAAATGAAGCCGAGGGTTACGGAATGGACATCCCCCTCGGCTGACCACCCAAGGAAATTTTTAATAGATGGATGTGATTGCAATGGAGAGACTTCGCCTCTGCCCGATCGGCGACCCCCAGGATGGCGAACCGGTTGCGATACCGGCAGGCACCTATCCGCCGCTCGCAGTGTATAATGTCGACGGCCAGTATTATGTCACGGCCAACACATGTACCCACGGCAACGCGCAGCTTACCGATGGCTATCAGGATGGTGCGACGA
This window contains:
- the bphC gene encoding biphenyl-2,3-diol 1,2-dioxygenase produces the protein MAGVTELGYLGLSVSDLDAWQSFACGVGGMEYVDEGEGDRAYLRMDKWHHRITLHADGGDDLAYLGWRVAGPVEFDEIVEKLTVQNIEVEIASDEAARERRVLGLAKLKDPGGNPTEIFFGPQVDNYRPFHPGRPMFGRFVTGAEGIGHCILRQDDVAAAVRFYQLLGLRGSVEYHLALPNGEVAAPYFMHCNDRQHSVAFGLGPMDKRINHLMLEYSELDDLGLAHDSVREREIDVALQLGKHANDEALTFYCANPSGWLWEFGWGAKKAGPQQEHYLRDLFGHGNEAEGYGMDIPLG
- a CDS encoding non-heme iron oxygenase ferredoxin subunit; the protein is MDVIAMERLRLCPIGDPQDGEPVAIPAGTYPPLAVYNVDGQYYVTANTCTHGNAQLTDGYQDGATIECPYHGGAFDIPSGAATTYPCQIPLKTYEVTIEDGWVTIDAPGAPES
- a CDS encoding aromatic-ring-hydroxylating dioxygenase subunit beta, producing MSSEVAQWTAIQRFLGREAAALDAKDWDSWIDLYHPDAEYWVPAWDDSGRLTEDPRREISLIYYPTRAGLEDRVYRIRTGRSSASSPAPRTSHIFSLLAVDHEDDIIRARTNWSVTSVLEDRPTVYSGSAIYDLEPMGDAFVIKRKYTVVINDLAQTMLDVYSI
- a CDS encoding catechol 2,3-dioxygenase — protein: MAITGVMRPGFVQMRVLDLEEAIPHYRDRIGLELVGRSGDRAFFRGFDEFDRHSVILREADMPGLDRIGFKVCRDSDLEIFADRLQATGVDVEWIAAGEEEGVGRKLRFAVPTGHIFDLYADMELSADGPPTKNPDVWHSEPRGMRAMRYDHSALNGIDVAGSARIFVEALDFSVTEELVDEASGTRLGIFLSCSNKAHDIAFLAGPEDAKIHHTSFRLESWNDVGNAADIISRYDISLDIGPTRHGITRGQTIYFFDPSGNRNETFAGGYDYYPDNPRRSWGVEQAGKAIFYYEKALNDRFMTVNT
- the gstA gene encoding glutathione transferase GstA, giving the protein MLLYYAPGLCSLAPHIALRRIGAAFDIEKVDMPTRRTEHGADFRSIKPSGKIPALLLDSGELLTETIAILLYVADLAPRAGLAPPAGTIARYTLTDSLSFIASELHKSFVPLFSKTAGPEIRAEAKRDVMHHLQALDLELTDKDYCFGDAFTVADAYLYCILGWPSRVEIGLAGFPALTRYRARMEEEPGVLEAVRAESLK
- a CDS encoding alpha/beta fold hydrolase, translating into MSSAPDMVRPEIGKTFVADGIKTNYHDTGEGRPVLLVHGSGPGVTAWANWRLNMPEIAKEFRVIAPDMIGFGYSDSVGRITDKAIWTNQLVRLLDDLEIDQVSMVGNSFGGGVTLAFMIAHPDRVDRAVLMGAAGLEFPLTPALDFVWGYEPSREMMHESLKMLAWDQSRLTDDLIDSRYHASIRPGAHEPYHATFGGSDRQANIAMLSSREEDIAALPHEVLVLHGKADQVIPQEVSLRLGNLITHSDVRFFGECGHWVQIERMASFNRAVIEFFSHGLKF
- a CDS encoding PdxA family dehydrogenase, coding for MVGEPAGIGPEVTVRAWASGRVHEVSVPLLVGSAASVERALDLTKVSARLRVMRSLEPLSDDPAVIDILDTGALDDRALPFAKDTLESGIATAKWLAELDALARDGVFAGTVMGPISTGSLKLAGKLDMVISPTPGESYLLLLTGPLRVAHLTDHMSIRAVCDLITPELIDTALQQIDAALRSWGVANPRIVVAGLNPHAIGDEEDRAIGPGVARARARGINVDGPSAPDTVFRQCIEGRYDLVLAMFHDQGHIAVKTWGFSGNCVIMMGPPYLHMSVAHGTAYDIVGTGKADPSMMLSAMRTCGVLTAGKGFSEVDR
- a CDS encoding Rieske 2Fe-2S domain-containing protein, which codes for MLQPDGNGAAVAELESLRSRIDAWLVKDEGSGRFQIDREAFTDADVFALELKYIFERNWVFIAHESQVAKPNDFLTTFIGRQPVILTRDRAGELHCLINACAHRGARVCREKSGNRRNFTCPFHGWTYNPAGQLLDVTDEAGGGYAPGFKREDYGLEHVARIEIYRGFIFASLNPEVVPLQDYLAGAKTFIDLMVDQSVEEKLEVLPGATRYRYRGNWKLQVENGLDGYHIGTVHANYFMTVARRVDGTSKNDTRAFDFGRWAQLEGGSFSFDNGHCVLWNDYANYQDRPNYEILDWLKRERGEERATWMNGRIRNLELFPNVFLMDQTSTQIRIIRPISVDETEVTTYCIAPVGESDDARALRIRQYEDFFNASGMATPDDLTEFNNCQVGFGGGAGRMNDMSRGSTRWVQGVSSHGEALGVDAILSGTAVADEGLYVAIHDEWILRMRGAIASEEAERALPAKPEMAK